In a genomic window of Pokkaliibacter sp. MBI-7:
- a CDS encoding LysR family transcriptional regulator: MVDLRAIDLNLLVSLDALLAERNVTRAAQRLHISQPALSAQLGRLRQIFDDPLLMPAEAGRGMTPTARGLELLEPLREALQQLQTVIQRRPVFDPVHDERTFQLVATDNSTLVYGLPLIERFNHLGYKGIRLAFRTPDQQLLASQMESGEVDIMIGAPNLIPPNLKVKALRQLHYGVVQRKGHPRGTAALTLDSYCELEHLLVSNSGGAFHGFIDDRLEALGRRRRVALSVHHFTLVPEILRRTDYVSVLSLPCAQRFAETLDIFELPFDEPVAFPACLAWHPRNHHDSGHQWLREQITGLVRDL; the protein is encoded by the coding sequence GTGGTCGATTTGAGGGCCATTGATCTTAATCTGCTGGTGTCGCTGGACGCCTTGCTGGCCGAACGCAACGTCACCCGCGCCGCGCAGCGGCTGCATATCAGCCAGCCGGCGCTGTCCGCACAGTTGGGGCGGCTGCGACAAATTTTTGATGACCCGTTACTGATGCCTGCAGAAGCAGGGCGGGGAATGACGCCAACAGCGCGTGGTCTGGAATTGCTGGAGCCACTGCGCGAAGCGTTACAGCAGTTACAGACGGTGATTCAGCGGCGGCCCGTGTTCGACCCCGTGCATGATGAGCGCACTTTTCAGCTGGTCGCCACGGATAACAGCACGCTGGTATACGGACTGCCGCTGATCGAGCGTTTTAATCATCTTGGTTACAAAGGAATACGGCTGGCGTTTCGCACCCCTGACCAGCAGTTACTGGCCAGCCAGATGGAAAGCGGAGAGGTCGACATCATGATCGGAGCACCGAATCTGATTCCGCCCAACCTCAAAGTGAAGGCACTGCGTCAGTTGCACTACGGTGTGGTGCAGCGGAAGGGGCATCCGCGCGGCACCGCGGCATTGACCCTTGATAGCTACTGTGAACTTGAGCACCTGCTGGTTTCCAACAGTGGCGGCGCCTTCCACGGCTTTATTGATGACCGCCTGGAAGCACTGGGGCGCCGTCGTCGGGTGGCGCTGTCAGTGCATCACTTCACGCTGGTGCCGGAGATATTGCGCCGAACGGACTATGTCAGCGTGCTTTCATTACCCTGTGCGCAGCGTTTTGCCGAGACGCTCGACATCTTCGAGCTGCCTTTTGACGAGCCGGTCGCCTTTCCCGCCTGCCTGGCGTGGCATCCGCGCAACCATCATGATTCCGGTCATCAGTGGCTGCGTGAGCAGATTACCGGGCTGGTGCGCGATTTATAG
- the arsB gene encoding ACR3 family arsenite efflux transporter: MSLFERYLSVWVFLCIVLGIALGQGMPAVFRFVGGLEIAQVNLPVGILIWVMIIPMLVKVDFSALHEVRHHLRGIGVTLFVNWLVKPFSMALLGWLFIRHLFAAMLPAEQLDSYIAGLILLAAAPCTAMVFVWSRLTQGDPLFTLSQVALNDSIMIIAFAPLVGLLLGMSAIAVPWDTLLTSVVLYIVVPVILAQLWRKQLLVKGQAAFDAAMSRIGPWSMAALLATLVLLFAFQGEAILQQPLVIALLAVPILIQVLFNSALAYWLNRLLGEKHSVACPSALIGASNFFELAVAAAISLFGFHSGAALATVVGVLIEVPVMLLVVRIVNNSKGWYEARR, translated from the coding sequence ATGAGCCTGTTCGAGCGTTACCTGAGCGTATGGGTCTTTCTGTGCATCGTGCTCGGCATTGCGCTGGGGCAGGGGATGCCTGCGGTATTCCGGTTCGTCGGCGGGCTGGAAATAGCGCAGGTCAATTTGCCCGTAGGGATACTGATCTGGGTGATGATTATTCCGATGCTGGTCAAAGTCGATTTCAGTGCGCTGCATGAAGTGCGGCATCACCTGCGCGGTATCGGCGTGACCCTGTTTGTGAACTGGCTGGTCAAGCCGTTTTCAATGGCCCTGCTGGGCTGGCTGTTTATTCGCCATCTGTTTGCCGCCATGCTCCCGGCAGAGCAGCTCGACAGCTATATCGCCGGGCTGATTCTGCTGGCAGCGGCGCCCTGTACGGCAATGGTGTTTGTCTGGAGCCGGCTGACGCAGGGTGATCCGCTGTTCACCCTGTCACAGGTGGCACTCAACGACAGCATTATGATTATTGCCTTTGCGCCACTGGTGGGGCTGTTGCTCGGCATGTCTGCCATTGCCGTCCCGTGGGACACCCTGCTGACCTCCGTTGTTTTGTACATCGTGGTGCCTGTGATACTGGCGCAGCTATGGCGTAAGCAACTGCTGGTTAAAGGTCAGGCCGCATTTGACGCTGCCATGAGCCGTATCGGCCCCTGGTCAATGGCCGCTTTGCTGGCCACGCTGGTGCTGCTGTTCGCCTTTCAGGGCGAGGCCATTCTGCAGCAGCCACTGGTGATTGCCCTGCTGGCCGTGCCCATTCTGATTCAGGTGCTGTTCAACTCGGCGCTGGCTTACTGGCTGAACCGGCTGCTGGGCGAGAAGCACAGCGTTGCGTGCCCTTCAGCCCTGATCGGTGCGTCCAACTTCTTCGAGCTGGCGGTGGCCGCGGCGATCAGTCTGTTTGGCTTCCATTCGGGTGCCGCGCTGGCGACGGTGGTGGGGGTGCTGATCGAAGTACCGGTAATGCTGCTGGTGGTGCGTATCGTCAACAATTCAAAAGGGTGGTACGAGGCCAGACGCTGA
- a CDS encoding IS5 family transposase yields the protein MNKPTSPKYKTTNWKSYNAALKARGALMIWLDRNMTWHGTPRGQRGRTQRFSEAAIQFCLTIKNLFGLALRQAVGMVQSLLRLAGLNWPAPDYSTVCRRQKSLQVVIPCRPATTGLHLLIDSTGIKMLGEGEWKTKKHGADYRRQWRKVHLGIDAHTLEIRAIEVTDNAVGDAPMLPGLLSQIPVEEKIASVSGDGAYDTRGCHEAIARREAEAVIPTRQNAKPWKENRPGASARNEILRATRRLGRTLWKKWSGYHRRSLVETKMHCFKRLGERVMARDFDRQVAELQVRAAILNRFTRLGTPMTVRIP from the coding sequence ATGAACAAGCCTACCTCCCCGAAGTACAAAACAACGAACTGGAAGTCCTACAACGCCGCGCTCAAAGCGCGTGGGGCATTGATGATCTGGCTGGACAGAAACATGACCTGGCACGGAACACCGCGCGGCCAGCGAGGGCGTACGCAGCGCTTCAGCGAGGCGGCCATTCAGTTCTGCCTGACGATCAAAAACCTGTTCGGCCTGGCCCTGCGTCAGGCGGTGGGCATGGTGCAAAGTCTACTCCGCCTGGCGGGACTGAACTGGCCTGCGCCGGACTACAGCACCGTCTGTCGGCGCCAGAAGTCGCTGCAGGTCGTGATTCCTTGCCGCCCAGCCACGACCGGACTGCATCTGTTGATCGACAGCACCGGTATCAAGATGCTGGGCGAAGGGGAATGGAAAACCAAAAAGCACGGTGCGGACTACCGCCGCCAATGGCGCAAGGTGCATCTGGGCATCGATGCGCACACGCTGGAAATCCGGGCTATTGAGGTGACCGACAATGCGGTGGGGGACGCGCCGATGCTGCCCGGGTTGCTGAGTCAGATACCGGTGGAGGAGAAGATAGCGTCTGTCAGTGGAGATGGTGCCTACGACACGCGAGGCTGTCATGAGGCGATAGCCCGGCGAGAGGCAGAGGCAGTGATACCCACCCGCCAGAATGCGAAGCCGTGGAAGGAAAATCGCCCGGGGGCTTCTGCCAGGAATGAGATTCTGCGGGCCACCCGCCGGCTGGGCCGGACGCTCTGGAAGAAGTGGAGCGGTTATCATCGGCGTAGTCTGGTGGAAACCAAAATGCACTGTTTCAAGCGGCTGGGTGAACGCGTGATGGCAAGGGATTTTGACCGGCAGGTCGCCGAGCTTCAGGTGCGGGCGGCAATATTGAATCGCTTTACGCGGCTCGGGACACCGATGACGGTGCGCATACCATAA
- a CDS encoding IS256 family transposase: MALTPEMLDELTQECKTPEDVSKLYAQMLQHMINRSLQAEMDDHLGYDRHDKAEPGAKRGNTRNGKSRKTVQSDVGDLLIETPRDREGRFEPQLLKKRQVRLAGMEDKILTLYAKGMTTRDIESALVDLYGVTISHTLIAQVTDAVLEEAKAWQTRPLEAIYPIVWLDGLVVKVQHNKQVVNKSAHVVLGVNLRGEKEVLGLWLAESEGAKFWLSVLTELRHRGVQDIYIASMDGLKGLPEAVNAVFPKTLTQLCIVHLVRASLRYVNTKDSKVVVGALKRIYTSATADEAVRELDDFESDWGEKYRAVVRLWRGHWDNIIPFFQFLPEIRKVIYTTNAIESLNMSLRKLTRNRRIFPNDDSALKSLFLAIREASKNWKAIHHWKPALQSFQVMFGEERVPLAAL, translated from the coding sequence ATGGCACTAACGCCAGAGATGTTGGATGAGCTGACTCAGGAATGTAAGACCCCGGAGGATGTCAGCAAGCTGTACGCCCAGATGCTGCAACACATGATCAATCGCAGCCTGCAAGCCGAGATGGACGACCACCTTGGCTACGACCGCCACGACAAAGCCGAGCCCGGTGCCAAGCGGGGCAATACCCGTAACGGCAAGAGCCGTAAAACGGTGCAGAGTGATGTCGGCGACTTGCTCATAGAGACTCCCCGCGACCGAGAAGGCCGCTTCGAGCCACAGCTGCTCAAGAAGCGGCAAGTTCGGCTGGCGGGGATGGAAGACAAGATCCTGACACTGTACGCCAAGGGCATGACCACGCGTGATATCGAGAGTGCGCTGGTGGACTTATACGGTGTGACGATTTCGCACACACTCATCGCCCAGGTTACTGATGCGGTTCTGGAGGAAGCCAAAGCGTGGCAGACGCGACCGCTGGAAGCGATTTACCCCATCGTCTGGCTGGATGGTCTGGTGGTCAAGGTACAGCACAACAAGCAGGTGGTGAACAAGTCAGCGCACGTTGTGCTTGGCGTCAATCTGCGCGGCGAGAAAGAAGTGCTGGGTCTGTGGCTGGCCGAAAGCGAAGGGGCGAAGTTCTGGTTGTCGGTGCTGACGGAGTTGCGTCATCGTGGCGTGCAGGATATTTACATCGCCAGTATGGACGGCCTGAAGGGGTTGCCGGAAGCGGTCAACGCGGTGTTTCCGAAAACGTTGACCCAGCTGTGTATTGTGCATCTGGTGCGCGCCAGCTTGCGTTATGTCAACACCAAAGACAGCAAGGTCGTTGTGGGTGCCCTGAAGCGAATTTACACATCGGCGACAGCGGACGAAGCCGTGCGCGAACTGGATGACTTTGAGAGCGATTGGGGTGAGAAATATCGGGCGGTGGTGCGGTTGTGGCGCGGTCACTGGGACAACATCATACCGTTCTTCCAGTTCCTGCCGGAGATCCGGAAAGTGATCTACACGACCAACGCCATCGAATCCCTGAACATGAGCCTGCGGAAACTGACACGTAATCGGCGCATTTTTCCGAACGACGATTCGGCACTCAAGTCACTCTTTCTGGCTATCCGCGAAGCATCGAAGAACTGGAAGGCTATTCATCACTGGAAACCGGCACTACAGAGTTTTCAGGTGATGTTTGGGGAGGAGCGCGTGCCGCTGGCCGCACTCTGA
- the argC gene encoding N-acetyl-gamma-glutamyl-phosphate reductase, translating to MKKVFIDGESGTTGLQVRQRLANHPHVQVVSIDPSEKRNIDAKKRLMSEVDVTILCLPDEASKESALLAGEVGCRVLDASSAHRIADGWVYGLPEIHAEQRSKIATAARVSNPGCYATGAIVLLQPLVKAGALAADGLYTINAVSGYTGGGKPMIERYESDEKVPTFAAYGLGFNHKHLPEIQTHSALAHQPIFIPSVGTFAQGMLVMIPLHLPKGQSSEALHKVFADAYAGETFVKVNTYNEIDPASAPFITPHGVEGSNEVQISVYGNKDGDRSLLVAKLDNLGKGASGAAVQNLNIMLGLDESLCVNIE from the coding sequence ATGAAAAAGGTTTTTATCGACGGCGAATCAGGCACTACCGGTCTGCAGGTAAGACAGCGTCTGGCTAACCACCCTCATGTACAGGTTGTCAGCATTGATCCTTCTGAAAAGCGCAATATCGACGCCAAAAAGCGCCTGATGAGCGAAGTGGATGTAACCATCCTGTGCCTGCCTGATGAAGCCTCCAAAGAATCTGCCCTGCTGGCAGGTGAAGTGGGATGCCGTGTACTGGATGCCAGTTCCGCTCATCGTATCGCTGACGGCTGGGTCTATGGCCTGCCGGAAATTCATGCCGAGCAGCGCAGCAAAATCGCCACTGCCGCACGGGTTTCCAACCCCGGCTGCTACGCCACCGGAGCCATCGTCCTGCTGCAACCGCTGGTTAAAGCAGGTGCACTGGCCGCTGACGGCCTGTACACCATCAATGCCGTATCAGGCTATACCGGTGGTGGTAAACCGATGATCGAGCGCTATGAAAGCGATGAAAAGGTCCCGACCTTTGCCGCCTACGGCCTTGGCTTTAACCACAAGCACCTGCCGGAAATCCAGACCCACAGCGCCCTCGCCCATCAGCCCATCTTTATCCCCAGCGTCGGTACCTTCGCGCAGGGCATGCTGGTGATGATTCCCCTGCACCTGCCTAAAGGCCAGAGCAGCGAAGCCCTGCACAAGGTCTTCGCCGATGCCTACGCTGGTGAAACGTTCGTTAAGGTGAATACCTATAACGAGATCGACCCGGCCAGTGCGCCATTCATCACCCCTCACGGTGTGGAAGGCAGCAATGAAGTGCAAATCTCTGTCTATGGCAACAAAGACGGAGATCGCAGCCTGCTGGTAGCCAAGCTGGACAACCTGGGCAAAGGTGCCTCCGGTGCGGCGGTACAAAACCTCAATATCATGCTGGGGCTGGATGAGTCCCTCTGTGTGAATATCGAGTAA
- a CDS encoding mandelate racemase/muconate lactonizing enzyme family protein, whose product MKISRIDIHRIAIPFSAGERHQVDVKGDDTYNAASANISKMESLMVRVVTESGLEGWGEAFGHGLNPVTFKALESLVAPFFLGADLDDYQQHLYQAKRAFHSFGSTGPMLYALSAIDTAVWDIKAKAAGKPLYQLLGGRNGKIELYASLVSYGNDPEEVARQVRRVYEQGFRSLKLHETAAAAIRSARTALPDDAELMVDVNCPWQPEEAIRQAGLLRDLDLTWLEEPVWPPDNLTALARVRATGVAISAGENAPGVAGFEQLFSAGAVDIAQPSVAKIGGVTGMLEVQKLAANYGIRLVPHCFYYGPGMLAAAHIVASMDAATRLEVPLIELAVRLHPLHAFTPSFDLGTTPGLGFAPDPALLEQYRVEYRSIPAT is encoded by the coding sequence GTGAAGATCAGCCGTATCGATATCCATAGAATTGCCATTCCGTTTTCGGCCGGTGAGCGCCATCAGGTCGATGTAAAAGGTGATGACACCTATAACGCAGCCTCTGCCAACATCAGCAAAATGGAAAGTCTGATGGTCAGGGTCGTGACTGAAAGCGGCCTTGAAGGGTGGGGCGAGGCGTTTGGCCACGGTCTGAATCCGGTCACCTTCAAGGCACTTGAGTCTCTGGTCGCGCCTTTCTTTCTGGGGGCCGACCTGGACGACTATCAGCAGCATCTCTATCAGGCAAAACGGGCATTCCATAGTTTTGGCAGTACAGGCCCCATGCTCTACGCGCTGTCTGCGATTGATACCGCGGTCTGGGATATTAAAGCCAAAGCGGCAGGTAAGCCGCTCTATCAACTGCTTGGCGGGCGGAACGGCAAGATTGAGCTGTATGCCAGTCTGGTCAGCTATGGTAATGACCCTGAAGAGGTCGCCCGGCAGGTACGCCGCGTATACGAGCAGGGTTTTCGTAGCCTCAAGCTGCACGAAACGGCGGCGGCTGCTATTCGCTCGGCTCGCACGGCACTGCCTGACGATGCTGAACTGATGGTCGATGTGAACTGTCCGTGGCAACCCGAGGAAGCCATTCGACAGGCTGGCCTGCTGCGTGATCTGGACCTCACATGGCTGGAGGAGCCAGTATGGCCGCCCGACAATCTCACCGCACTGGCGCGGGTTCGGGCAACTGGTGTGGCAATCTCCGCAGGGGAAAACGCTCCGGGCGTGGCAGGCTTTGAGCAGCTTTTCAGCGCCGGCGCGGTCGATATCGCTCAGCCCAGCGTGGCAAAGATTGGTGGTGTGACCGGGATGCTGGAAGTGCAGAAGCTGGCCGCCAACTATGGTATCCGGCTGGTTCCGCATTGTTTCTATTACGGCCCGGGCATGCTGGCTGCTGCCCATATCGTGGCCTCCATGGATGCGGCGACCCGTCTGGAGGTGCCGCTGATTGAGCTGGCGGTAAGACTTCATCCGCTGCATGCCTTTACGCCTTCGTTTGATCTGGGTACCACTCCCGGGCTGGGGTTCGCGCCTGATCCCGCACTACTAGAACAGTATCGGGTGGAATACCGGTCAATACCGGCCACCTAG
- a CDS encoding TRAP transporter substrate-binding protein, producing the protein MRVCKRLAIALAVASTLGAASLSHAATTIKVANFFPDTHPNSIALKETFAKEVESRSHGELKVRVFSNGVLGAEEKLYNSVRGGTVQMAILGTIMDKEVKNVGIIQLPFLFQDYSHAQKALNSDVGDALVSDMSANTGLHFLAYGVQGFRVVASNKPISSMDDFKGLRLRFPGMESMIAIGNALGANVTPMPISEVFSALEQKVVDGVENPYPNIVASKWYEIVKHVTETNHVFTPNLYLMNDSFWNTLTDEQKAIVQQAAKDASEQEWKLLVASEAKDKEKLQQEGVTITVPDASFRAALVAAEQGSYSKFYEGNPDARAIVEKINAMGAAQ; encoded by the coding sequence ATGCGCGTATGTAAACGCCTTGCTATCGCATTGGCTGTTGCTTCCACCCTGGGCGCAGCATCCCTCAGCCATGCTGCGACCACTATCAAAGTGGCCAACTTTTTCCCTGATACCCACCCCAACTCCATCGCCCTGAAAGAGACCTTCGCCAAAGAAGTCGAAAGTCGCAGCCATGGCGAGCTGAAGGTCCGGGTATTTTCCAATGGCGTACTGGGTGCAGAAGAGAAGCTCTACAACTCCGTGCGCGGCGGCACGGTACAGATGGCTATCCTCGGCACCATCATGGACAAGGAAGTGAAAAACGTCGGGATTATCCAGCTGCCTTTCCTGTTTCAGGACTACAGTCACGCGCAGAAAGCCCTGAACAGTGACGTGGGGGATGCGCTGGTCAGTGATATGAGCGCAAACACCGGGCTGCACTTTCTTGCTTATGGTGTACAGGGGTTCCGGGTGGTGGCCAGCAACAAGCCCATTTCATCCATGGATGACTTCAAAGGCCTGCGTCTGCGCTTCCCCGGTATGGAAAGCATGATTGCCATCGGTAATGCGCTGGGGGCTAACGTCACCCCGATGCCCATTTCCGAGGTGTTCAGTGCGCTGGAACAAAAGGTCGTGGATGGCGTTGAGAATCCCTATCCCAATATCGTTGCCTCGAAGTGGTATGAAATCGTCAAGCACGTCACCGAAACCAACCACGTCTTCACCCCCAATCTGTATCTGATGAACGATAGCTTCTGGAACACCCTGACCGATGAGCAGAAAGCCATCGTGCAGCAGGCTGCAAAAGATGCCAGCGAGCAGGAATGGAAACTGCTGGTCGCCAGTGAAGCTAAGGATAAGGAAAAACTGCAGCAGGAAGGTGTCACTATCACCGTCCCGGATGCCAGCTTCCGTGCGGCGCTGGTGGCGGCGGAGCAGGGCTCCTACAGCAAGTTCTACGAGGGCAACCCTGATGCCAGGGCAATCGTCGAGAAGATCAATGCCATGGGCGCAGCGCAATAA